A DNA window from Methanocorpusculum sp. contains the following coding sequences:
- the hpt gene encoding hypoxanthine/guanine phosphoribosyltransferase: MLEILKESLLTCPMVKREKDGVVYNYFINPITDGIPAVTAELLRDVTAAMLKSLDLKNVDKIVVSEAMGIHIGTALTLATGIPFVVIRKREYRLPGEVVIGQETGYSKGTLYMNYVNKGDRVVIIDDVISTGGTIKGILPALKIAGAELVDILFVVNRGSPDIGIPYKTLVTIDVDENGVKIIDSAF, translated from the coding sequence ATGCTTGAAATCCTCAAAGAGTCCCTTCTGACATGCCCTATGGTCAAACGGGAAAAAGACGGGGTCGTCTACAATTACTTCATCAACCCGATAACAGATGGGATCCCGGCAGTCACTGCGGAACTTCTGCGTGATGTGACAGCTGCCATGCTGAAATCACTTGATCTGAAAAATGTCGATAAGATCGTGGTGTCCGAGGCAATGGGAATCCATATCGGAACGGCCCTGACGCTTGCGACCGGCATTCCCTTCGTTGTTATCAGAAAGCGGGAATACCGTCTGCCGGGCGAAGTCGTCATCGGCCAGGAAACCGGATACTCCAAAGGGACACTCTATATGAACTATGTAAATAAAGGCGACAGAGTTGTGATCATCGATGATGTCATCAGTACCGGCGGCACGATCAAAGGGATCCTGCCTGCACTGAAGATCGCCGGAGCAGAGCTGGTGGATATCCTTTTTGTCGTGAACAGGGGATCTCCCGACATCGGCATTCCCTACAAAACGCTTGTCACGATCGATGTTGACGAAAACGGTGTGAAAATCATTGATTCAGCTTTCTGA
- a CDS encoding DUF367 family protein — protein sequence MSMLISLIAFRDNSCDPKKCTVKKLEKFGMINVVKKMNHVPKTTLLLDPTAEYVISPPDKKWVTSITALDCSWIVLDTTNLNPWKNRRALPYLVAANPVNFGKPFTLTSVEALSAALVILGEQDQAEQILGKFNWGLNFLKLNEEPLEEYANAKDSAEILKIQSEYIG from the coding sequence ATGAGCATGTTGATCTCCTTGATTGCATTTCGTGATAACTCCTGCGATCCAAAAAAATGTACAGTCAAAAAGCTGGAAAAGTTTGGGATGATCAACGTCGTCAAAAAAATGAATCATGTCCCAAAAACCACACTTCTCCTTGACCCTACTGCCGAATACGTCATCTCACCTCCCGATAAAAAATGGGTCACGTCCATCACCGCACTAGACTGTTCATGGATAGTTCTTGACACGACCAACCTCAATCCCTGGAAAAACCGGCGGGCTCTGCCGTATCTGGTCGCCGCAAACCCGGTAAACTTTGGAAAACCCTTCACCCTGACATCCGTCGAGGCGCTCTCGGCAGCTCTCGTGATCCTCGGAGAGCAAGATCAGGCTGAGCAGATCCTGGGAAAATTCAACTGGGGTCTGAACTTTCTTAAACTCAACGAAGAGCCGCTGGAAGAGTATGCCAACGCAAAAGACAGCGCAGAAATACTGAAAATACAGAGTGAATACATCGGATAA
- the dph2 gene encoding diphthamide biosynthesis enzyme Dph2, whose protein sequence is MIQLSEVITELKSRNAKRVAVQLPEGLKRKAAEISATLKKEGFEVLVSGDACWGACDLSLDALEWADVLVHIGHTPVTPEKNVIYLPFQQDNPLEILESAVPQLRQYKSVGITTTIQHAHQTQAISKWLNERGVNAVIGAGSTRTPLDGQVLGCTYASAKNADAEAYLFIGTGIFHAIGVSLATKKPTFALDPFADGILQEVSADRLLRKRFAQIEKAKSAKTFGILLSSKSGQARRELAERLAGLHENATIILIREISEMQLRNLGFDAYVNTACPRLALDDQSRFPMPVLSPSEFEIVLGKRTWDDYTIDEILP, encoded by the coding sequence TTGATTCAGCTTTCTGAAGTAATAACCGAGCTGAAAAGCCGGAATGCGAAACGGGTTGCCGTTCAGTTGCCTGAAGGTCTGAAACGGAAAGCTGCGGAGATATCGGCAACGCTGAAAAAGGAGGGATTTGAGGTCCTCGTCAGCGGAGATGCCTGCTGGGGTGCCTGCGATCTGAGTCTGGATGCTTTGGAATGGGCAGATGTTCTTGTCCATATCGGACATACCCCGGTGACCCCGGAAAAAAACGTCATCTATCTCCCGTTCCAGCAGGACAATCCTCTGGAAATTCTGGAGTCCGCCGTACCTCAACTCAGGCAGTACAAATCCGTCGGGATCACAACGACGATCCAACATGCCCACCAGACCCAGGCGATCAGCAAGTGGCTGAATGAACGCGGAGTGAACGCCGTGATCGGAGCAGGATCAACGCGAACACCTCTCGACGGTCAGGTTCTTGGATGTACCTATGCTTCAGCAAAGAACGCCGATGCCGAAGCATATCTGTTCATCGGGACTGGCATTTTCCATGCGATCGGTGTATCGCTCGCTACGAAAAAACCGACCTTTGCTCTTGATCCGTTCGCCGACGGTATCCTGCAGGAAGTATCAGCCGACCGTCTGCTGAGAAAACGGTTTGCGCAGATCGAAAAGGCAAAGAGTGCGAAGACATTCGGGATCCTGCTCTCTTCCAAATCGGGTCAGGCACGCCGTGAACTGGCTGAACGGCTTGCCGGTCTCCACGAAAATGCAACGATCATTCTGATTCGGGAGATATCCGAGATGCAGCTCCGAAATCTTGGCTTCGATGCCTATGTGAATACAGCATGTCCGAGACTTGCTCTGGATGACCAGAGCAGGTTTCCCATGCCGGTCCTCTCTCCCTCTGAGTTTGAGATCGTTCTCGGAAAACGCACCTGGGACGATTACACCATCGATGAAATATTACCATGA
- a CDS encoding DUF1890 domain-containing protein, which yields MGDVLILIGCPQIPVQSPLVLYIADFLQDAGHRPVVAANPSAKQLIKTSDPKSHYVAEYKDVDKTIGELADGTIQYPLIISLIHNDAGLTYTATTSAVAPKALLISVLFGEHAYDLAEEIEYPTEKVVAPVTHNTRPLLTKLDEVLEWAVLKI from the coding sequence ATGGGAGATGTGCTCATTTTAATCGGCTGCCCCCAGATTCCTGTTCAGTCGCCGCTTGTACTCTACATTGCAGACTTTCTTCAGGATGCGGGACACCGCCCGGTCGTTGCGGCGAATCCGTCAGCTAAGCAGCTCATTAAAACCAGCGATCCGAAAAGTCACTATGTTGCGGAATACAAAGACGTGGATAAGACTATCGGGGAGCTGGCTGACGGAACTATCCAGTATCCGCTGATCATATCCCTTATCCACAATGATGCAGGACTCACTTACACGGCAACAACGTCCGCGGTAGCTCCCAAAGCTCTTCTCATTTCTGTTCTCTTCGGAGAACACGCATATGATCTCGCTGAAGAGATCGAATATCCAACAGAAAAGGTCGTGGCCCCGGTAACACACAACACCAGGCCCCTTCTCACAAAATTAGACGAGGTACTCGAATGGGCTGTCTTGAAAATATGA
- a CDS encoding manganese efflux pump MntP family protein produces the protein MPDFLLSSLIIAVGLAMDSFSVSLAGGAALKENIVKTAVIAGIFFGFFQFAMPLLGWAIGIPITQVIDPFGYWIVVGLFFFIGGKMIWDSFFGDEEGVSLIGWKVLLLLAVATSIDALAIGISFALIGEAILLPAVIIGVVTFLFSFAGVLAGHKLSSILGNKMQILGGGILVLIGIKFLIEYCL, from the coding sequence ATGCCTGACTTTCTTCTCTCATCACTGATAATCGCAGTCGGTCTTGCGATGGATTCATTCTCTGTATCGCTTGCCGGCGGCGCAGCTCTCAAAGAAAATATTGTAAAAACTGCAGTCATTGCAGGGATATTTTTTGGGTTTTTCCAGTTTGCAATGCCGCTCTTGGGGTGGGCGATCGGGATCCCCATAACCCAGGTGATCGATCCGTTCGGCTACTGGATCGTGGTCGGTCTGTTCTTCTTCATCGGCGGAAAAATGATATGGGACAGTTTTTTTGGAGATGAAGAAGGGGTCAGTCTGATAGGATGGAAAGTTCTGCTCCTTCTTGCCGTCGCAACAAGCATTGATGCCCTCGCCATTGGAATTAGTTTCGCCCTCATCGGTGAGGCGATCCTTCTCCCGGCAGTGATCATCGGTGTGGTCACCTTTTTATTTTCCTTTGCCGGAGTATTGGCAGGTCACAAACTCAGCAGTATCCTTGGCAACAAAATGCAGATTCTCGGAGGGGGCATCCTCGTCCTGATCGGCATCAAGTTCCTCATCGAATACTGTCTTTGA
- a CDS encoding deoxyribonuclease IV: MIKLGFHVSIAGSLPLAVSRAQETGCDTFQIFTRSPRVWAAKPIDPAVAEAFIDDVKASGIGPVVDHMPYLPNPAAEKTEIYARSIFTMTEELDRCDQLKIPYLVTHLGHHGKEDGHKIGQEKVIGAIGQALDESKGETMILLENTANEKNTVGGTFTDVGIIADALSNEKRIGFCFDTCHAAAAGYDLKGHGVETVFGWFNDEAGSLTRLKVIHLNDMKGGIGSHLDRHEHLGLGYLGEETIHDVLTFPKISHCAFIMETPSDEIRTDKDNMAVARRLSASN, encoded by the coding sequence ATGATTAAACTCGGATTCCATGTATCGATCGCAGGTTCCTTACCTCTAGCCGTGTCGCGTGCTCAGGAAACAGGATGCGACACTTTCCAGATCTTCACGAGAAGCCCGCGTGTCTGGGCTGCAAAACCGATCGACCCCGCTGTCGCTGAAGCCTTCATTGATGACGTGAAAGCCTCAGGTATCGGTCCGGTCGTAGATCACATGCCTTATCTCCCGAATCCGGCTGCAGAAAAAACCGAGATATATGCAAGATCCATCTTCACGATGACCGAGGAACTGGACCGCTGTGATCAGCTGAAGATCCCCTACCTCGTGACACATCTGGGTCATCATGGAAAGGAAGACGGGCACAAAATAGGGCAGGAGAAGGTGATCGGAGCGATCGGTCAAGCCTTGGATGAATCAAAAGGAGAGACGATGATCCTGCTCGAAAACACCGCGAACGAAAAGAATACTGTAGGAGGAACGTTCACTGACGTGGGAATAATCGCTGACGCCCTCTCAAATGAAAAGCGGATCGGATTTTGTTTTGATACCTGCCATGCCGCAGCAGCCGGCTACGACCTGAAAGGTCACGGGGTTGAGACGGTGTTTGGCTGGTTCAATGACGAAGCAGGAAGCCTCACGAGGCTCAAAGTAATCCATCTCAACGACATGAAAGGAGGGATCGGATCCCACCTGGACCGACATGAACATCTGGGGCTTGGCTATCTTGGAGAAGAAACCATCCATGATGTCCTGACATTTCCAAAGATCTCACACTGTGCCTTTATTATGGAGACACCCTCTGACGAGATTAGGACAGATAAAGATAATATGGCAGTCGCACGACGCTTATCCGCGTCAAATTAA
- a CDS encoding DUF1894 domain-containing protein — translation MGCLENMNYEILGRNCSFKEAREIIRTNSTEKYEVPPGFKLLEKALIGVPPLIIGIANEKLIYAYTKPCHGTFVVVVEDPEGVEHVRRNGKPVQ, via the coding sequence ATGGGCTGTCTTGAAAATATGAACTACGAGATCCTGGGGCGAAACTGCAGTTTCAAAGAAGCACGGGAAATCATCAGAACGAACAGCACGGAGAAATATGAGGTCCCGCCGGGATTCAAACTGCTGGAAAAAGCCCTGATAGGAGTGCCGCCGCTGATCATTGGTATCGCTAATGAAAAGCTCATTTACGCCTATACAAAACCCTGTCACGGCACATTTGTCGTCGTCGTCGAGGATCCGGAAGGCGTTGAGCATGTGCGCAGGAACGGAAAACCCGTCCAGTAA
- a CDS encoding nucleoside 2-deoxyribosyltransferase: protein MFILSSPCVLNENLRADGITTDEDREVFSRCRRRCEEFDIDVVPLPCPETLYLGTPRSPGSFAERLDTLEFSALLDRLEQEVRELISVKGEPLCILGVNSSPTCGVTTTYLTSEKSAGPGVFLKRFAEFRLVDARVFAKYRIYLASPLFSEGERRYNTYLAEVLRKNFFSVYLPQEFDDTAEARGENRERMIYDKNLSELKKADIVVGVIDGSDVDSGTAWEMGYAFASGKRVIALRTDFRKFSVNERVNLMLEMGAEVVTSVENLVDIVNNIKK, encoded by the coding sequence ATGTTTATCCTCTCCTCTCCCTGTGTCCTGAACGAAAATCTTCGTGCAGATGGTATCACGACCGATGAGGATCGTGAGGTTTTTTCCCGATGCAGGAGACGGTGCGAGGAGTTTGATATCGACGTTGTTCCGCTGCCGTGTCCAGAGACATTGTATCTGGGGACACCCCGCTCTCCTGGTTCGTTTGCCGAAAGGCTTGATACCCTGGAGTTTTCCGCTCTTCTTGACCGGTTAGAGCAGGAGGTAAGGGAGCTCATTTCAGTGAAAGGTGAACCTCTCTGTATCCTTGGAGTGAATTCGTCCCCAACCTGCGGAGTGACGACTACGTATCTGACGAGTGAGAAGTCTGCGGGTCCGGGCGTGTTCCTAAAACGTTTTGCCGAGTTCAGGCTCGTTGATGCTCGCGTGTTTGCAAAATATCGGATATATCTGGCATCCCCGCTCTTTTCGGAGGGGGAACGCCGGTACAATACGTACCTTGCTGAAGTTCTTCGAAAGAATTTCTTTTCGGTGTATCTTCCGCAGGAGTTTGACGACACTGCAGAGGCGAGAGGAGAGAATCGTGAGCGGATGATCTATGATAAAAATCTCTCTGAACTGAAAAAAGCGGATATCGTTGTCGGGGTCATCGACGGATCTGATGTTGATTCAGGTACTGCCTGGGAGATGGGATATGCCTTTGCATCCGGTAAACGGGTGATAGCTCTTAGAACGGATTTTCGGAAATTCAGCGTGAATGAGCGGGTGAATCTGATGCTTGAGATGGGAGCCGAGGTCGTTACAAGCGTTGAAAACTTAGTTGATATAGTAAATAATATTAAAAAATAA
- a CDS encoding METTL5 family protein: MKLRQLEMCLQKVQGFHSPVADLEQYMTPAPLAARLLHEAALAGDIEGMKVVDLGCGTGMLSIGAALLGATVIGIDIDEAALKIARKNAEAFGVDIEWRRMRIDENTELLTADTVLMNPPFGAQKEHADRPFIDFALQTAPVCYGIFNKGSIPFLKAYTKDTAVITSKTAALLNIPKQFAFHTKENLEIPVEIIRLERIS, from the coding sequence ATGAAACTCAGGCAGCTTGAGATGTGCCTGCAGAAGGTACAGGGATTTCACTCACCGGTAGCGGATCTTGAACAATACATGACCCCGGCCCCGCTTGCAGCGAGACTTCTGCACGAAGCGGCACTTGCCGGAGATATAGAGGGTATGAAGGTCGTGGATCTTGGCTGTGGGACAGGAATGCTTTCGATAGGAGCAGCACTTCTCGGAGCAACGGTCATCGGTATTGATATAGACGAAGCAGCCCTGAAAATTGCCAGAAAAAATGCCGAAGCGTTCGGGGTCGATATCGAATGGAGAAGGATGCGTATAGACGAGAACACTGAACTCCTTACTGCAGACACCGTATTGATGAACCCGCCGTTTGGCGCACAAAAGGAACATGCCGACCGGCCGTTTATCGACTTTGCTCTTCAAACAGCTCCGGTCTGCTACGGGATCTTCAATAAAGGCAGTATCCCGTTTCTCAAAGCATACACAAAAGACACCGCCGTCATCACCTCAAAAACAGCAGCTCTGCTGAATATTCCAAAACAATTCGCTTTCCACACAAAAGAAAATCTGGAGATCCCGGTTGAGATCATCCGTTTAGAGAGAATATCATGA
- a CDS encoding MFS transporter, with protein sequence MNELTKRIAGLAAGHGAADFYIPVIPAILPALIPIFTEQGITSYAMAGCLFTLVTLTMVIFQPLTGWMIDKGRWVPGISWCILMTGLAIAIYGFTQNYWVLLIMAVFVGAGNSMFHPNAYQQIHQFTTSANRGTFLSLFSVGGSFGYGAAPLVAGALFAWGGFPALIWLVIPAVVVAVLLRKHQQKPTILPPRSTEEGAVKPRWRNAALMLSISSLRTWVYYGFLAFAAVYLTKYAGVDYLLATGVVSCMIFAGMFGTLIAGPLSDKIGRKEVMFIAYIGATTAYFGIFLLSGIGSVISLVIAGFFMMATASVEIATVQELMPGSVGLASGIMIGIPQGLAAMAIMVIGIMADAISMPTALFSQVWLMIAAIVLCAALPYPLKLLKHTRRKAE encoded by the coding sequence ATGAATGAACTTACAAAACGCATAGCAGGTCTTGCTGCAGGCCACGGAGCAGCGGACTTTTACATCCCGGTGATTCCGGCGATACTGCCTGCATTGATCCCCATATTTACTGAACAGGGTATCACGTCCTATGCAATGGCAGGATGTCTCTTCACCCTCGTAACCCTGACAATGGTTATCTTCCAGCCCTTAACCGGCTGGATGATCGATAAGGGACGCTGGGTCCCGGGAATATCCTGGTGTATCCTTATGACAGGTCTTGCCATCGCAATATACGGATTTACCCAGAATTACTGGGTTCTTTTGATCATGGCAGTGTTTGTGGGAGCTGGAAACTCCATGTTTCATCCGAATGCCTATCAGCAGATCCATCAGTTCACCACATCGGCAAACCGGGGAACATTCCTTTCACTTTTCTCGGTCGGAGGATCCTTTGGTTATGGAGCCGCCCCCCTCGTTGCCGGAGCATTATTTGCATGGGGAGGATTTCCCGCACTCATCTGGCTGGTGATCCCGGCGGTCGTAGTTGCCGTTTTGCTTAGGAAACATCAGCAGAAACCGACGATCCTGCCGCCAAGATCCACGGAGGAGGGAGCTGTAAAACCCAGATGGAGAAATGCCGCACTTATGCTCAGTATAAGTTCACTGAGAACATGGGTTTACTATGGATTTCTTGCCTTCGCTGCCGTCTATCTGACTAAGTATGCAGGGGTCGATTATCTGCTCGCGACCGGCGTCGTCAGCTGTATGATCTTTGCAGGGATGTTCGGCACTCTCATTGCCGGTCCTCTTTCAGACAAGATCGGACGAAAGGAAGTTATGTTCATTGCATACATCGGAGCAACGACCGCCTATTTCGGAATATTTCTCCTTTCCGGCATTGGATCGGTCATTTCACTCGTGATTGCCGGATTTTTTATGATGGCAACTGCCTCCGTGGAGATCGCGACTGTGCAGGAACTTATGCCGGGAAGTGTAGGACTCGCATCCGGGATCATGATCGGCATTCCCCAGGGCCTGGCTGCCATGGCAATTATGGTTATCGGGATCATGGCGGATGCAATCAGCATGCCGACGGCACTCTTCTCCCAGGTATGGCTGATGATTGCTGCCATCGTTCTCTGTGCTGCTCTTCCCTATCCGCTGAAACTGCTGAAACATACCCGCAGAAAAGCAGAATAA